From a single Streptomyces sp. NBC_01264 genomic region:
- the surE gene encoding 5'/3'-nucleotidase SurE, producing MRTVHRKLLAVAAACALATTTGAAASADSVRAPAPTRASGAGPLDGMRILISNDDGIQAAKPSHSDGLGAYEMRRALCAAGADVVVMAPWQVQSGRGTAVTNHGVLTVQQRERMPAGYENDCAGAPSGAPVFGVCLTDGPCGPDSPSATPADTVKLAPRGGLAAKAGWSGAPDLVVTGINSGLNVSSSVNDSGTVGAAIAAIDIGVPAVAFSASANADMSAHPVENYRATAAFGAKFLAGLKEHRLLTDAFALKVDYPDISAGAQARPPVWTRVGSGAYAYHAYVQDGGGDSFGIALGDCASANPGSTECVEGRQDADSTAALGGAVSVTPVTSDRTYGTSVEAKKELKKTEQYVKKSAPRP from the coding sequence ATGCGCACCGTTCATCGCAAACTCCTCGCCGTGGCCGCGGCGTGCGCGCTCGCCACCACCACCGGGGCGGCGGCCTCCGCCGACTCCGTGCGGGCGCCCGCGCCCACCCGGGCATCGGGGGCGGGCCCGCTGGACGGGATGCGGATCCTCATCTCCAACGACGACGGCATCCAGGCCGCCAAGCCCAGCCACTCCGACGGACTCGGGGCCTACGAGATGCGCCGCGCACTGTGCGCCGCCGGCGCCGACGTCGTGGTGATGGCGCCGTGGCAGGTGCAGAGCGGGCGCGGAACCGCCGTCACCAACCACGGCGTACTGACGGTCCAGCAGCGGGAACGGATGCCGGCCGGCTACGAGAACGACTGCGCGGGCGCCCCCTCGGGAGCCCCCGTCTTCGGCGTCTGCCTGACGGACGGCCCGTGCGGCCCGGACTCGCCGAGCGCGACCCCCGCCGACACCGTCAAACTCGCCCCGCGCGGCGGACTCGCCGCCAAGGCGGGCTGGAGCGGCGCCCCGGACCTGGTGGTCACCGGCATCAACTCCGGGCTCAACGTGAGCTCTTCGGTCAACGACTCCGGCACGGTCGGAGCCGCGATCGCCGCCATCGACATCGGTGTCCCGGCCGTGGCCTTCAGCGCCTCCGCGAACGCGGACATGAGCGCGCACCCCGTGGAGAACTACCGTGCCACCGCCGCGTTTGGCGCGAAGTTCCTCGCCGGACTGAAGGAACACCGGCTGCTCACGGACGCGTTCGCGCTGAAGGTGGACTACCCCGACATCAGCGCCGGCGCGCAGGCCCGGCCACCCGTCTGGACCCGGGTCGGCTCGGGCGCGTACGCGTACCACGCCTACGTACAGGACGGCGGCGGGGACAGCTTCGGCATCGCCCTCGGCGACTGCGCGTCGGCGAACCCCGGCAGCACGGAATGTGTGGAGGGACGTCAGGACGCCGACTCCACGGCAGCCCTCGGCGGGGCCGTCTCGGTCACGCCCGTCACCTCGGACCGGACCTACGGGACTTCCGTCGAGGCGAAGAAGGAGCTGAAGAAGACCGAGCAGTACGTGAAGAAGTCCGCTCCGCGTCCCTGA